The Pleuronectes platessa chromosome 13, fPlePla1.1, whole genome shotgun sequence genome includes a window with the following:
- the LOC128454495 gene encoding zinc finger protein GLI2, with product MWPPDLGPPDVQLTLPGFGSVFEDAEDLQAPLSSGGFCQSSMHSGGLCCVPRTSLSLSSLGRDLSSLLSCKTNGSHVEKSVEDFAITAHTDPKNTQRFVCYPQPSLPLSYMLTGCASSPTFCPPSSSVSSTSSSSSFFFASSSSLSDANHKTSQQPRKAQDEYLSIKQEPADDFSPCKREPYQMNNQQGELFHVGQPLDCHDGGQDGAQTPLHSPKLNAPVGGNPPVDQQEQLCHWIDCSAAHSSQEELVRHIEKVHIDQRKGEEFACFWASCVRRHKPFNARYKLLIHMRVHSGEKPNKCMFEGCAKAFSRLENLKIHLRSHTGEKPYICQHPGCLKPNTGLLIPGDRRHHAYSHHPQGNQESSEKLLGSQASRRQ from the exons ATGTGGCCCCCCGACCTCGGGCCTCCAGACGTCCAGCTGACTCTCCCTGGGTTTGGGAGCGTGTTCGAAGATGCCGAGGACCTGCAGGCGCCGCTGTCTTCAGGTGGCTTCTGTCAGTCGTCGATGCATTCGGGTGGTCTGTGCTGTGTGCCCAGGacgtccctgtccctgtcctccCTGGGCCGGGACCTCAGCTCCTTGCTCAGCTGCAAGACGAATGGATCCCACGTAGAAAAGTCTGTGGAGGACTTTGCAatcacagcacacacagaccCTAAAAACACCCAGAGGTTCGTTTGTTACCCtcaaccctccctccctctgtcctacATGCTCACCGGCTGTGCCTCGTCTCCCACGTTCTGCCCCCCCTcgtcctccgtctcctccacctcctcctcctcatcttttttttttgcctcttcCTCGTCTCTTTCTGATGCCAACCACAAAACGTCTCAGCAACCAAGAAAAGCACAAGACGAGTATCTCTCCATCAAGCAGGAGCCCGCAGACGATTTCTCGCCGTGTAAGAGGGAACCGTATCAAATGAacaaccagcagggggagctgttTCACGTTGGCCAGCCCCTCGACTGCCACGATGGCGGTCAGGACGGCGCCCAGACGCCGCTGCACTCCCCGAAGCTCAACGCACCCGTGGGGGGGAACCCTCCGGTGGACCAACAGGAGCAGCTGTGTCACTGGATCGACTGCAGCGCCGCTCACAGCAGccaggaggagctggtgagGCACATCGAGAAGGTCCACATCGACCAGCGTAAAGGGGAGGAGTTTGCGTGTTTCTGGGCCAGCTGTGTGCGGCGCCACAAACCCTTCAACGCTCGCTACAAGCTGCTCATCCACATGAGGGTTCATTCTGGAGAGAAACCCAATAAATGCATG TTCGAGGGCTGTGCTAAGGCCTTCTCCCGTCTGGAGAACCTGAAAATCCACCTGAGGAGCCACACGGGAGAGAAACCGTACATCTGCCAGCATCCCGGCTGCCTCAAG ccaaaCACTGGACTCCTGATCCCCGGTGACCGGCGTCACCATGCCTACTCCCACCATCCTCAGGGCAACCAGGAGTCCTCGGAGAAGCTGTTAGGTTCACAGGCGTCGAGGCGTCAGTGA
- the si:ch211-106k21.5 gene encoding uncharacterized protein si:ch211-106k21.5, with protein sequence MVSQWSLLLIFTLQVNKGLVFGCVCPAATFLSQFPSEVPAGVCCLNYSGSALSHVHWSVFTNETNIETVDLSNCNISSVDVSGREASTLQKVDLAHNRLTTLPRGFLSGQPSLMELDLSGNLLQELPEGFLQDSDGLQTLHLQGNQLRLLPKSVLQRPGLQRLELEGNPWDCSCLLLEALEGGMKANRTTKLQDLVSNMTCASPAHLAGRNVWSVRIGNVCRPAGLTALFIVLPLLILAGLVLCWCCGRKRRKKEAPVFSPSKKKASNSTSNGQKHLSKHPPAAAEQREAGSGSGGEGILKNQLLLRPASALLGSTRDIYEEVEIKLGSVESLPCSSSTEGKQGPQEPDGVSKTELDTVSVTEVMKDSSDREKAYMTQSTEYYSLVPGIELEDSDHGDYENVDLS encoded by the coding sequence ATGGTTTCCCAGTGGAGTCTCCTGCTGATCTTCACACTGCAGGTGAACAAGGGACTGGTTTTCGGATGCGTGTGTCCAGCAGCCACCTTTTTGTCCCAGTTCCCCTCTGAGGTTCCTGCTGGCGTCTGCTGCCTGAACTACTCTGGTTCCGCTCTCAGCCACGTGCACTGGTCTGTGTTTACCAATGAGACAAACATAGAGACAGTGGATCTGTCCAACTGTAACATCAGCTCTGTTGATGTGAGCGGCAGGGAGGCCTCCACCCTGCAGAAGGTGGACTTGGCTCATAATAGATTAACCACGTTGCCGAGGGGGTTTCTGTCCGGCCAGCCCAGCCTGATGgagctggacctgagtgggAACCTGCTGCAGGAGCTCCCTGAGGGTTTCCTCCAGGACTCTGACGGCCTCCAGACGCTGCACCTTCAGGGAAACCAGCTGCGCCTCCTTCCCAAGTCCGTGCTGCAGAGACCAGGTCTGCAAAGGCTAGAGCTGGAGGGGAACCCCTGGGACTGCTCCTGTTTGCTCCTGGAGGCGCTGGAGGGAGGCATGAAGGCCAACAGGACCACCAAGCTGCAGGATCTGGTGAGCAACATGACCTGCGCCTCTCCGGCTCACCTGGCCGGCAGGAACGTGTGGTCAGTGAGGATCGGCAACGTGTGCCGCCCCGCTGGCCTCACCGCACTCTTCATCGTGCTCCCACTCCTCATCCTCGCCGGCTTGGTGCTGTGCTGGTGCtgcgggaggaagaggaggaagaaggaagctCCTGTGTTCAGTCCCTCCAAGAAGAAGGCGTCCAACTCCACCAGCAACGGCCAGAAACATCTCAGCAAGCATCCGCCTGCAGCCGCTGAGCAGAGAGAAGCTGGAAGCGGCAGCGGCGGTGAGGGGATTCTGAAGAACCAGCTGCTGCTACGTCCGGCATCCGCCCTTCTGGGCAGCACCAGGGACATctatgaggaggtggagatcaAGCTGGGCTCAGTGGAGTCGCTGCCCTGCTCCAGCTCCACGGAGGGGAAGCAGGGCCCCCAGGAGCCCGACGGGGTCAGCAAGACGGAGCTGGACACGGTCAGTGTGACGGAGGTGATGAAAGACTCGTCCGACAGGGAGAAGGCCTACATGACCCAGTCCACTGAATACTACAGCCTGGTTCCAGGCATCGAGCTGGAGGACTCGGACCACGGAGACTACGAGAACGTCGACCTCTCGTGA
- the best4 gene encoding bestrophin-4 produces MTVSYTLEVANVSFGGFSKLLFRWRGSIYRLLYKDLLVFCGVYLFFSFFYRCLLTPKQQDLFERIALYCDQFTNTNFIPVLFVLGFYVTLAFNRWWGQYTSFPLPDNLMMVVSGNVHGADERGRLLRRTLMRYANLSSVLILRSISTRVHKRFPTLKHIVEAGFMTTPELEKFESLHSDFNKYWMPLTWFSNLASRAREEGRVRDDIALRLLMDELNNYRAKCSLLFHYDWISIPLVYTQVVTIAVYSYFGFCLIGRQFLNPEKGYKNHNLDMYVPVFTLLQFFFYTGWLKVGELIINPFGEDDDDFETNQLIDRNIQVSMLAVDDMYQNLAPLEKDKHWAQSHFSVPYTVSTAAETLTPAFKGSTFDMRMSAEDLEIHQPADTPVKKQCLLLKGSQADGADGFLQRAKGNRGGSLPSLVDVSSQPNEEEDVDDPLEGDVTAKYYKEQEMTLIKVPVGNNQ; encoded by the exons ATGACGGTCTCTTACACCCTGGAGGTGGCCAACGTGAGCTTCGGAGGTTTCTCCAAGCTGCTGTTCAGATGGAGAGGAAGCATCTACCGGCTGCTTTACAAGGATCTCCTGGTTTTCTGTGGCGTTTatctgtttttcagttttttttacag GTGTCTCCTCACCCCAAAGCAGCAGGACCTGTTTGAGCGGATCGCCCTTTACTGTGACCAGTTCACCAACACCAACTTCATCCCAGTTCTATTTGTACTGG GTTTCTATGTGACCCTGGCCTTCAATCGGTGGTGGGGTCAGTACACCAGCTTCCCGCTGCCGGACAACCTGATGATGGTGGTGTCTGGAAACGTCCACGGGGCCGACGAGAGGGGGCGTCTGCTGCGGAGAACGCTCATGAGATACGCCAACTTGTCCTCAGTCCTTATTCTCCGCTCCATCAGCACCAGAGTTCACAAACGTTTCCCCACGTTGAAGCACATCGTGGAGGCTG GATTCATGACGACACCAGAGCTGGAAAAGTTTGAGTCGCTGCACTCGGATTTCAACAAGTACTGGATGCCTCTGACGTGGTTCTCGAACCTGGCGTCCAGAGCCCGAGAGGAGGGACGCGTGAGGGACGACATCGCTCTGAGGCTCCTGATGGAT GAGCTTAATAACTACAGAGCCAAGTGCAGCCTCTTGTTTCACTATGACTGGATAAGCATCCCTCTGGTTTACACCCAG GTTGTTACTATCGCCGTTTACTCGTATTTCGGCTTCTGCTTGATTGGCCGACAATTCCTGAACCCAGAGAAGGGATACAAGAATCACAACCTGGACATGTACGTCCCTGttttcactctgctgcagttcTTCTTCTACACCGGCTGGCTCAAG GTGGGGGAGTTGATCATCAACCCGTTTGGAGAAGACGATGATGACTTTGAAACCAACCAGCTGATCGACCGAAACATTCAG GTGTCCATGCTGGCAGTGGACGATATGTACCAGAACCTGGCTCCACTTGAGAAGGACAAGCACTGGGCCCAGAGCCATTTCTCAGTCCCTTACACTgtgtccacagcagcagagactcTCACACCAGCTTTCAAAGGCTCCACATTTGACATGAG GATGAGTGCGGAGGATCTGGAGATTCACCAGCCTGCAGACACTCCAGTAAAGAAACAGTGTTTACTTCTTAAAGGCTCTCAGGCTGATGGAGCCGATGGTTTCCTGCAGAGGGCTAAAGGAAACCGTGGTGGGAGCCTCCCTTCTCTGGTGGATGTCTCATCACAGCCGAACGAGGAGGAAGATGTGGATGATCCTCTTGAAGGAGACGTCACTGCAAAATACTACAAAGAGCAAGAAATGACACTGATTAAAGTTCCAGTGGGAAATAACCAGTGA